The Nitrososphaerales archaeon genome segment ACTCATCGCATTTTGGTGGGTTCATAGATCAAGATGAGATGGTACATATTGATCTTAAAGCATGAGAGGTAGGGAAAATAGTCATCTCAGTAAAAATCTCGCTATTCGGTCAACTGCGTAACTCCTAATGATATTGGTTCGTGATATTAATCCGAATATTTTGAACACATTTTCGGGTTCTCGTTCGGTGTTGTAAAAGCATGAATGAGCGTAAATAAACCTGCGATAATAGTACATATGCCAAACTATTTAAAATGTAATTGCTAACAATCGTTGGATGAAGCGACTATTAGTATACCTCTTGCTTGTATCCGGAATTCTCCTTCCTATAATATCTGTTAACGCTTTGTCTGATTTAAACACGTATATAGGCATAGAAGTAGCCTCTGCAGATCCGAATAGCGGCAAATCGTACGATCCTAAAGAAATCACTATAGTCAAGGGAACGACAGTGATATGGATAAACAAGGACACGAGTGGTCATTCTGTGGTAAGCGGTAATCCTGCTGATACTAACGTAGGTAGGTTTTTTGATTCGGCATTTCCGCTTATAAGACCAGGAGCGACGTTTGAACATGGGTTTGACGAGGTAGGCGAGTTTCCTTACTTTTGCTCCGTACATCCATGGATGAAAGGCAAGGTGATGGTAATGGAGAAAGAGGGATCTATAAAACCATTGGAAAACAATTCTGAAAAACCAATGGTAGCACCAACCGATAGAGGTTCACTTGACGTAGAACTCTCGCTATCTCCTTTCCCAGTAGAACCTCAACAGGAAACAAAGATGCACATAAGGTTCCTTCAGAAAGGGAAGGATACGGTACAACAGCACATAGATTATAAAATATTCGTGGAGAAGGACGGTATAGAGGTATTTAGGATACCTCTAACCCATACAAATCCAGGCGAAGTAACAATACCATATTCCTTTACATCTACTGGCAACTTTATGATAGGTGTTGATGTAGAAGGCATACTCTTCCAACCTATACCAAAGGAAACTGCAGTTTTTTCAGTTACTGTTGTGCCTGAATTTCCTGTTAGCGTAATGTTCGTAACGGCTGCTATCTTAGCATTGATGTTGTTGATAATCAGATTTAAACTAGTAAAAACTATATAAGCAAATGTTGTATGTAAATTGTGAATAGTCACTTACTATTTTCCGTTATAACAACTCTCGCAGTTCTTATTTCATTAAATTTTATACCTGTTTTTGGACACGGCCTAGCTGGTGACATGCCACCTCCAATTGATCTTAGCGGTAAGAACGTAACAGTTTTTGTTAAGATGAACCCAGCATCTTTGACGGCCAACGCACCTGAAGATGCTACGCTAGGAATAAGATTCTTTGATGTAAATACGGATCAAAACTTGCAGCAAGTAACATACAGAGTATGGGTAAAGAAAAGCAATAATTTATTGATGAATGAGTGGTTTTACGATCCAAACGGAGATCTGAGTATCAAAATAAGACCAACAGATACTAAACAGGTGAGGGTTTATGGAGAACAGGAACCTCAACTTGGAGGGTGGTATGGAAGAGGGAGCCCTGCCGTTGTTGAAGCGCCGATATTTCTTGAAGGTGGTTTGTACAATATCTTCGTCGAAATATTTAGTGTAAACACAACTAAGCAAATACTGGATCCACCATTGGAATTCGATGCATGGGTAAGTGTAGCAGAAGATAATTCATTTATGATTGTTGATGATGGTAAGGAGTATCCAATTACCATAAGAACATACTTCGATACAATAGACCAATTTAGGTTCGAGGAGAGTAACAAAGTACTGACATTCAGCATGCCATTCAACTGGGAACCAGAGTTTACACGGTATGTATATGTGGTG includes the following:
- a CDS encoding plastocyanin/azurin family copper-binding protein, encoding MKRLLVYLLLVSGILLPIISVNALSDLNTYIGIEVASADPNSGKSYDPKEITIVKGTTVIWINKDTSGHSVVSGNPADTNVGRFFDSAFPLIRPGATFEHGFDEVGEFPYFCSVHPWMKGKVMVMEKEGSIKPLENNSEKPMVAPTDRGSLDVELSLSPFPVEPQQETKMHIRFLQKGKDTVQQHIDYKIFVEKDGIEVFRIPLTHTNPGEVTIPYSFTSTGNFMIGVDVEGILFQPIPKETAVFSVTVVPEFPVSVMFVTAAILALMLLIIRFKLVKTI